In Gammaproteobacteria bacterium, a single window of DNA contains:
- a CDS encoding DUF368 domain-containing protein: protein MSANSGKAMFAVYLRGMAMGIADLIPGVSGGTVALVTGIYDRLVGAIAAFGLPSLRLLLRGEIRAFWTAIDGTFLLVLVAGVASSVLSLAGVLGRLLEQVPQLVWALFFGLIAASILHLARIVGRWRPTLLLALAAGAALAWWITHLGVMEPSDSRLWVVFCGMIAICAWILPGISGSFVLLVLGMYEHIIGAIHEFELSTLALFAIGCASGLMLFTHLLRWALARYHALIMAHLTGFLLGSLPLLWPWQADNGQLGREMLLPAGYLAASGRDPQILACVLLMVSGFTIVLLLEYLGRKHAS, encoded by the coding sequence ATGAGCGCGAATTCGGGCAAGGCCATGTTTGCCGTTTATCTGCGCGGCATGGCAATGGGGATCGCCGACCTGATCCCGGGGGTCTCGGGCGGCACCGTCGCGCTGGTGACCGGCATCTACGATCGCCTGGTCGGTGCGATCGCGGCCTTCGGACTGCCCAGTCTGCGGTTGCTGTTGCGCGGAGAAATCCGCGCGTTCTGGACTGCGATCGACGGGACCTTTCTGCTGGTGCTGGTGGCCGGTGTCGCGAGCAGCGTGCTGTCGTTGGCGGGGGTGCTGGGACGCTTGCTGGAACAGGTGCCGCAACTGGTATGGGCGCTGTTTTTCGGGTTGATCGCTGCCTCGATCCTGCACTTGGCGCGGATCGTCGGGAGGTGGCGGCCGACCCTGCTGTTGGCGCTCGCCGCGGGTGCGGCGCTGGCATGGTGGATTACCCATCTCGGAGTGATGGAGCCGAGCGATTCGCGGCTGTGGGTCGTGTTCTGCGGCATGATCGCCATCTGTGCCTGGATTCTGCCGGGTATCTCGGGAAGCTTCGTGTTGCTGGTGCTCGGCATGTACGAGCACATCATCGGCGCGATACACGAGTTCGAACTGTCTACACTGGCATTGTTTGCGATCGGCTGTGCCAGCGGACTGATGTTGTTCACGCACCTGCTGCGCTGGGCGCTGGCGCGCTATCACGCGCTCATCATGGCGCATTTGACCGGTTTTCTGCTGGGATCGTTGCCGTTGCTGTGGCCCTGGCAGGCAGACAACGGACAACTCGGCCGGGAAATGCTGCTTCCTGCCGGCTACCTCGCCGCCAGCGGCCGTGACCCCCAGATCCTGGCCTGCGTGTTGCTCATGGTCTCCGGTTTCACGATCGTCCTGTTGCTCGAGTATCTGGGCCGAAAACACGCATCCTGA
- a CDS encoding peptidoglycan DD-metalloendopeptidase family protein, which produces MIRVALLTVSLLAGLGGCAGRNYYSDVPEPKASPAQTRNASAAGGYTVKPGDSLYSISFSTGSDWRELAALNSIAPPYTIYPGQTLRLGAVAPAPQQSSAAVPVARTIAAPDAGGPVSAAPAGSLPSVPAPPTPAPPPSASAPVIALAAPPPRPGAWQWPSAGRMIRGFSGGAQPHKGVDIEGKSGDPVLAANSGSVVYAGDGVRGYGNLLILKHDATFLSAYAHNSRLLVKEGDVVNGGQKIAEIGDSGTDRFKLHFEVRKQGNPIDPLTILPRR; this is translated from the coding sequence CTGATTCGAGTCGCATTGCTTACCGTCAGCCTGCTTGCAGGGCTGGGTGGGTGCGCGGGTCGAAACTATTACTCGGACGTGCCGGAGCCCAAGGCAAGTCCCGCGCAGACCAGGAATGCCTCGGCGGCGGGCGGATACACCGTCAAGCCGGGCGACTCGTTGTACTCGATCTCGTTCTCGACCGGTTCGGACTGGCGCGAACTGGCAGCACTGAACAGCATCGCACCCCCATACACGATCTACCCTGGGCAGACCCTGCGTCTTGGCGCCGTGGCACCTGCCCCGCAGCAATCGAGCGCGGCAGTGCCGGTGGCACGCACGATTGCGGCCCCCGATGCGGGTGGGCCCGTCAGCGCCGCGCCTGCGGGCTCGCTGCCGTCCGTCCCGGCGCCTCCGACTCCTGCTCCACCACCCTCGGCCAGCGCTCCCGTGATTGCGCTGGCCGCGCCGCCACCGCGCCCGGGGGCCTGGCAGTGGCCGAGTGCGGGACGCATGATTCGCGGCTTTTCGGGTGGCGCGCAACCGCACAAGGGTGTGGATATCGAAGGCAAGTCCGGCGATCCGGTGCTGGCGGCAAACAGCGGCAGCGTGGTGTATGCGGGCGACGGGGTACGCGGTTACGGCAACCTGCTGATCCTGAAGCACGATGCAACGTTTCTCAGCGCCTATGCGCACAACAGCAGGCTGCTGGTCAAGGAAGGCGATGTGGTTAACGGCGGGCAGAAGATTGCCGAAATCGGCGACAGCGGTACCGATCGTTTCAAGTTGCATTTCGAAGTACGTAAACAGGGGAATCCGATTGACCCCCTGACGATTTTGCCCCGTCGATGA
- the rpoS gene encoding RNA polymerase sigma factor RpoS: protein MGLEASVQFEDDPRIAADGEFEAELVEQADNETESADSEREDDALATRREELSVQRTLDATQMYLSEIGFSPLLSAEEERHFARLALKGDAAGRKRMIESNLRLVVKISRRYLNRGLSLLDLIEEGNLGLIRAVEKFDPERGFRFSTYATWWIRQTIERAIMNQTRTIRLPIHVVKELNVYLRAARELTQKLDHEPTAEEIAELVDKPVEDVKRMLGLNERVTSVDVPLGPDSDRSLLDTIADQQVSDPAELLQDEDMRESIASWLEELSDKQREVIARRFGLAGYEGATLEEVGREIGLTRERVRQIQVEALRRLREILERQGLSGEAVFS, encoded by the coding sequence ATGGGACTCGAGGCCAGCGTACAGTTCGAAGACGACCCCCGAATCGCGGCCGATGGCGAATTCGAGGCTGAACTCGTCGAGCAAGCGGATAACGAAACGGAGAGTGCGGACAGCGAGCGCGAGGACGATGCGCTGGCGACGCGGCGCGAGGAGCTCAGTGTCCAGCGAACCCTCGATGCAACCCAGATGTACCTCAGCGAGATCGGTTTCTCGCCGTTGCTCAGTGCCGAAGAGGAGCGCCACTTTGCGCGGCTCGCGCTGAAAGGCGATGCGGCGGGGCGCAAGCGCATGATCGAGAGCAACTTGCGCCTGGTGGTCAAGATTTCACGCCGCTATCTCAATCGCGGATTGTCGTTGCTCGACCTGATCGAGGAAGGCAATCTCGGTCTGATCCGGGCGGTCGAGAAATTCGATCCCGAGCGCGGCTTCCGTTTCTCGACCTACGCGACCTGGTGGATTCGCCAGACCATCGAGCGGGCGATCATGAACCAGACCCGCACCATCCGGCTGCCGATACACGTGGTCAAGGAACTGAACGTTTATCTGCGGGCAGCGCGCGAGTTGACGCAGAAGCTCGATCATGAACCGACCGCCGAGGAAATTGCGGAGCTGGTGGACAAACCGGTCGAGGACGTCAAGCGCATGCTTGGCCTGAACGAGCGCGTGACCTCGGTCGACGTGCCGCTCGGTCCCGATTCCGATCGCTCCCTGCTCGACACCATCGCCGACCAGCAGGTATCCGATCCGGCCGAACTGCTGCAGGACGAAGACATGCGCGAGAGCATCGCCTCGTGGCTGGAGGAACTGAGCGACAAGCAGCGTGAGGTGATCGCGCGGCGCTTCGGGCTGGCCGGCTACGAGGGCGCGACGCTGGAGGAAGTGGGACGCGAGATCGGGCTGACCCGCGAGCGGGTACGGCAGATCCAGGTCGAGGCCTTGCGGCGTCTGCGCGAGATACTCGAGCGTCAGGGGCTGAGCGGCGAGGCAGTCTTCAGCTGA
- a CDS encoding ferredoxin family protein, giving the protein MTFVVGDNCIKCKHTDCVEVCPVDCFYEGPNFLVIHPDECIDCALCEPECPVDAIFSEDELPADQSAYLELNAELAQVWPNITEKKDGLPDADEWNGVPDKLKYLER; this is encoded by the coding sequence ATGACCTTCGTCGTTGGAGACAACTGTATCAAGTGCAAGCATACCGATTGTGTCGAGGTATGCCCGGTCGATTGCTTTTATGAAGGCCCGAATTTCCTGGTGATACACCCGGACGAGTGTATCGACTGCGCCCTGTGCGAACCGGAATGCCCGGTGGATGCGATCTTCTCGGAAGACGAGCTGCCCGCGGACCAATCCGCGTATCTGGAGCTGAACGCGGAACTGGCCCAGGTATGGCCGAACATCACCGAGAAGAAAGACGGGTTACCGGACGCCGACGAATGGAACGGCGTGCCAGACAAGCTGAAATACCTGGAACGCTGA
- the mutS gene encoding DNA mismatch repair protein MutS has product MMQQFLRIKAQHPHELLFYRMGDFYELFHDDARRAAELLDITLTSRGSSNGVPIPMAGVPYHAVDGYLARLVRAGVSVAICEQVGDPATSKGPVEREVTRIVTPGTLTDESLLDAHRDTLLVAVAEAAERFGIASLDLSSGRFMVLEVNGEDALASELRRLQPAELLASEDTARRAALRGGNGLRTRPPWEFDPQSATQLLNQQFGTRDLEGFGCAQLGLAIAAAGCLLRYAQETQRGALPHINALVADAREDSVALDAASLRNLEIDTNFSGGDDHTLASVLDTTRTAMGSRWLRRWLRRPLRRLDVLNARQAAIAELHDDARFRAPRELLAAIGDMERILARVALRSARPRDLGRLCGALVSLPALRDACAGFESTLLAELGARAREFPDLVARLQRALVENPPMVIRDGGVIAAGYDAELDELRQLATGASDYLLALEQREQQRTGLANLKVGYNRVHGYYIEISRAQAERAPADYIRRQTLKNAERFITPELKGFEDKALSAKARALSREKGLYEELIDTLLEELGALQNCAAALAELDVLAALAERAHSLDYCRPLLGDEPRLLITGGRHPVVERVSSEPFIANDLELDDERRMLIITGPNMGGKSTYMRQAALIVLLAHIGSFVPAASARIPLVDRIFTRIGSSDDLAGGRSTFMVEMAETATILHNATARSLVLMDEIGRGTGTFDGLSLAWAAAARLARQQRAFTLFATHYFELTAMPETIPSIANVHLDATEHADRIVFLHAVRPGPASRSYGLQVAALAGVPQAVIGEARRKLQELESGAAAIVAVPAAGSPAQGQLFGSQDPRREALLGRLAELEPDRLSPREALEILYEISALARTIY; this is encoded by the coding sequence ATGATGCAGCAGTTCCTGCGCATCAAGGCGCAGCACCCGCACGAGCTGCTGTTCTACCGCATGGGCGATTTCTACGAGCTGTTCCATGACGACGCCAGGCGTGCCGCGGAGCTGCTCGACATCACGCTGACCAGCCGCGGCTCCTCGAATGGCGTGCCGATCCCGATGGCCGGAGTTCCGTACCACGCGGTCGATGGTTATCTCGCGCGCCTGGTGCGCGCCGGGGTGTCGGTGGCGATCTGCGAGCAGGTGGGTGACCCGGCGACCAGCAAGGGCCCGGTGGAGCGCGAGGTCACGCGCATCGTCACGCCGGGCACGCTGACCGACGAATCGCTGCTCGACGCCCACCGCGACACGTTGCTGGTGGCGGTGGCGGAAGCCGCCGAGCGCTTCGGTATCGCCTCGCTCGATCTCTCGAGTGGCCGTTTCATGGTGCTCGAAGTCAACGGCGAGGACGCGCTGGCGAGCGAGTTGCGCCGCCTGCAGCCGGCCGAGTTGCTGGCCAGCGAGGACACCGCGCGGCGCGCGGCGCTGCGCGGCGGCAACGGCCTGCGTACCCGCCCACCGTGGGAGTTCGATCCGCAGAGCGCGACGCAATTGTTGAACCAGCAGTTCGGCACCCGCGATCTCGAGGGCTTTGGCTGCGCCCAGCTCGGGCTGGCGATTGCCGCGGCCGGCTGCCTGCTGCGCTATGCGCAGGAAACCCAGCGCGGCGCCCTGCCCCATATCAATGCCCTGGTTGCCGATGCGCGCGAGGATTCGGTCGCGCTCGATGCGGCGTCGTTGCGCAACCTCGAGATCGACACCAATTTCAGCGGTGGTGACGACCACACCCTGGCCTCGGTGCTCGATACCACGCGTACCGCGATGGGCAGTCGCTGGCTGCGGCGCTGGTTGCGGCGCCCATTGCGCCGGCTCGATGTGCTGAACGCGCGCCAGGCGGCGATCGCGGAACTGCATGACGATGCGCGTTTTCGCGCCCCGCGCGAACTGCTCGCCGCGATCGGCGACATGGAGCGCATCCTGGCGCGGGTCGCGCTGCGTTCCGCGCGCCCGCGCGATCTGGGCCGGCTGTGCGGCGCGCTCGTCAGCCTGCCCGCGCTGCGCGATGCCTGTGCTGGCTTCGAATCCACCTTGCTGGCGGAACTCGGGGCGCGTGCCCGCGAATTTCCCGACCTTGTCGCACGCCTGCAGCGCGCGCTGGTCGAGAACCCGCCGATGGTGATTCGCGACGGCGGGGTAATCGCCGCCGGTTATGACGCGGAACTCGACGAGCTGCGCCAGCTCGCGACCGGCGCCAGCGACTATCTGCTCGCACTCGAGCAGCGCGAGCAGCAGCGCACCGGGCTGGCGAACCTGAAAGTGGGCTACAACCGCGTGCACGGCTATTACATCGAGATCAGCCGCGCCCAGGCCGAGCGCGCACCGGCCGACTACATTCGCCGCCAGACGCTGAAGAATGCCGAGCGTTTCATCACGCCCGAGCTGAAGGGCTTCGAGGACAAGGCACTCAGTGCCAAGGCGCGCGCGCTGAGCCGCGAGAAAGGACTCTACGAGGAACTGATCGACACGCTGCTCGAGGAACTCGGCGCGCTGCAGAACTGCGCCGCCGCGCTGGCCGAGCTCGATGTGCTCGCCGCACTCGCCGAACGCGCCCACTCCCTCGACTATTGCCGCCCGCTGCTCGGCGACGAACCGCGCTTGCTGATCACCGGTGGCCGACATCCGGTCGTGGAACGCGTATCGAGCGAGCCGTTCATCGCCAACGATCTCGAACTCGACGACGAGCGGCGCATGCTGATCATCACCGGCCCGAACATGGGTGGCAAGTCCACCTACATGCGCCAGGCCGCGCTGATCGTGCTGCTCGCGCATATCGGCAGTTTCGTGCCGGCCGCAAGCGCGCGCATTCCGTTGGTCGACCGCATCTTCACCCGTATCGGATCCTCCGACGATCTCGCCGGCGGGCGCTCGACCTTCATGGTCGAAATGGCGGAGACCGCAACCATCCTGCACAACGCCACCGCCCGCAGCCTGGTGCTGATGGACGAGATCGGCCGCGGCACCGGCACCTTCGACGGGCTGTCGTTGGCCTGGGCAGCGGCCGCGCGCCTGGCGCGCCAGCAGCGCGCGTTCACGCTGTTCGCGACCCATTATTTCGAACTGACCGCAATGCCCGAGACCATCCCGTCCATTGCGAATGTGCATCTCGATGCCACCGAGCATGCCGACCGGATCGTGTTCCTGCATGCGGTTCGACCGGGGCCGGCGAGCCGCAGCTACGGCCTGCAGGTGGCGGCACTGGCCGGTGTGCCGCAAGCGGTGATCGGGGAAGCGCGGCGCAAACTGCAGGAGCTCGAAAGCGGCGCCGCCGCGATCGTCGCAGTCCCCGCCGCCGGCAGCCCCGCCCAGGGCCAGTTGTTCGGCAGCCAGGACCCGCGTCGCGAAGCGCTGCTCGGCAGGCTGGCGGAGCTCGAACCGGACCGGCTCAGCCCCCGGGAGGCTCTTGAAATACTCTATGAAATCAGTGCGCTGGCCCGCACAATTTACTGA
- a CDS encoding SDR family oxidoreductase — protein sequence MLAVELPRHGLGEAFLDDPSFREFWDKKAPMGRLGEAQDVARAALFLATEDTRFVSGAGLLVDGAPGSISSWMLRKRPAANERSPTRGSHRSCQRIPRAPIRAGAISESDRKG from the coding sequence GTGCTGGCCGTGGAGCTTCCGCGTCACGGGCTCGGCGAGGCCTTCCTGGACGATCCGTCGTTCCGCGAATTCTGGGACAAGAAGGCACCGATGGGCCGGCTGGGCGAGGCGCAAGACGTCGCGCGCGCCGCGCTTTTCCTCGCCACCGAGGACACGCGCTTCGTCTCGGGCGCCGGCCTGCTGGTGGACGGGGCGCCTGGGTCAATTTCTAGCTGGATGTTGCGAAAGCGCCCTGCGGCGAACGAGCGATCCCCGACTCGGGGTTCGCACCGATCCTGTCAGCGAATACCGCGTGCACCCATCCGCGCCGGAGCCATCTCTGAGTCGGACAGGAAAGGCTGA
- a CDS encoding DUF1329 domain-containing protein, with the protein MSFHRILRAVGASVTLGLACAMTHAAVSEQELAQLGTTLTPWGAEIAGTPDGSYPAYTGGIKAPPGFDPKSGIWPDPYPEDKPLFSIDAKNMEQYKDKLMEAQMELMRRYPSFRMDIYPTRRSAWVPEYISNNSLANARNPECKTSANGVGVYGCWGGTPFPIPKNGYEAMWNHLLFYTTPGEFNSSAFLVNSNGATTMLLQTVTIGDYPYFNPEQKPYEGAGIYYLRPLSTTIQPTREAGTQTLLWYALRYDIDDQRAWSYQAGQRRVRLAPEFAYDTPVAQMGGVMFFDEINLFAGRMDRFDFQLKGRKFMYMPYNNYRMHLLRGEPSQLLGPHHFDPDKMRYELRRVWEVEATPVPGARHMAKKKRFYLDEDTWLALAYEGWDHSDKLFRLLLSNGLPDYAHGGVVVGSSAQVYDFSKGQYAAVQLMLKDGYARYGQPFLSDSEMAPARMGARGIR; encoded by the coding sequence ATGAGCTTCCACAGGATTCTGCGGGCTGTTGGCGCGAGCGTGACACTGGGCTTGGCGTGTGCCATGACGCACGCGGCCGTGAGCGAGCAGGAACTCGCGCAACTCGGCACGACACTGACGCCTTGGGGCGCCGAGATTGCCGGCACGCCGGACGGGAGCTACCCCGCCTATACCGGCGGCATCAAGGCGCCACCCGGTTTCGACCCGAAGAGCGGGATCTGGCCCGATCCCTATCCCGAGGACAAACCGCTGTTCTCCATCGACGCGAAGAACATGGAGCAGTACAAGGACAAGCTCATGGAGGCGCAGATGGAGCTCATGCGCCGCTATCCGAGTTTCCGCATGGATATCTACCCCACGCGCCGCAGTGCGTGGGTTCCCGAGTACATCAGCAACAACTCGCTTGCCAACGCCCGCAACCCCGAGTGCAAGACCAGCGCCAACGGTGTCGGCGTCTACGGCTGCTGGGGTGGCACGCCGTTTCCGATCCCGAAGAACGGCTACGAGGCCATGTGGAACCACCTGCTGTTCTACACCACGCCGGGTGAGTTCAATTCCTCGGCCTTCCTGGTCAACTCCAATGGCGCGACCACGATGCTGCTCCAGACGGTAACGATCGGGGACTACCCCTACTTCAATCCGGAGCAGAAACCCTACGAGGGGGCGGGCATCTATTACCTGCGCCCCCTCTCCACGACCATCCAGCCCACGCGCGAGGCCGGCACGCAGACGCTGCTCTGGTACGCATTGCGCTACGACATCGACGACCAGCGCGCCTGGAGCTATCAGGCCGGGCAGCGCCGCGTGCGCCTGGCACCGGAGTTCGCCTACGACACCCCGGTGGCGCAGATGGGCGGCGTGATGTTCTTCGACGAGATCAACCTGTTTGCCGGACGCATGGACCGCTTCGACTTCCAACTCAAGGGCAGGAAGTTCATGTACATGCCGTACAACAACTACCGCATGCACCTGCTGCGCGGCGAGCCGTCGCAGTTGCTGGGTCCGCACCACTTCGATCCCGACAAGATGCGTTACGAACTGCGCCGCGTCTGGGAAGTCGAGGCGACGCCAGTGCCCGGTGCACGGCACATGGCCAAGAAGAAGCGCTTCTATCTCGACGAGGACACCTGGCTCGCGCTCGCATACGAGGGCTGGGACCATTCCGACAAGCTGTTCCGCCTGCTGCTCAGCAATGGCCTGCCCGACTACGCCCATGGCGGCGTCGTCGTGGGCTCATCCGCGCAGGTCTACGACTTCAGCAAGGGCCAGTACGCCGCCGTGCAGTTGATGCTGAAGGACGGCTACGCGCGCTACGGTCAGCCTTTCCTGTCCGACTCAGAGATGGCTCCGGCGCGGATGGGTGCACGCGGTATTCGCTGA
- a CDS encoding DUF1329 domain-containing protein produces the protein MITRKIGACLAGIALGLICAASHAAVTEEEFRLLGTTLTPWGTEKAGSPDGSYPAYAGDAKAPPEFDPDKGVWPDLYPDEKPLFSIDAKNMEQHKDKLMEGQMELMRRYPTYRIDVYPTHRDVWFPDYWIKGALANARNPECKTSPDGVGVYGCWNGTPFPIPRNAYEAMWNHALRSNKNADYVSTGYLVNANGAITLLVQTRTYNEFCYNNPDITPYEGAGKYYQRVHNLNLLPARDVGGQTMLWYPLQFDKEDQRAWSYTPGQRRVRLAPEFAYDTPSAQMGGTMFFDEISIFQGRMDRFKFELKGKQLMYLPYHNWRMHLVRGDPAQLLDPHHYKPEMVRHELRRVWVVEATPYPGVRHMASKKRFYLDEDTWAAIAYEGWDHSNKLFRVMFSNGAINYHNGGFLSFASSMQSYDISRGQYTALQTQLYPGSYIRMDVPWWSETELAPASMTHRGLR, from the coding sequence ATGATTACGAGAAAGATCGGTGCTTGCCTGGCCGGAATCGCGCTGGGGTTGATCTGCGCGGCATCGCACGCTGCGGTGACCGAGGAGGAGTTCAGGTTGCTGGGTACGACGCTGACCCCATGGGGCACGGAGAAGGCCGGCAGCCCGGACGGCAGCTACCCCGCCTATGCGGGCGACGCCAAGGCGCCGCCGGAATTCGACCCGGACAAGGGGGTGTGGCCGGATCTCTATCCCGACGAAAAGCCGCTGTTCTCCATCGACGCCAAGAACATGGAGCAGCACAAGGACAAACTGATGGAAGGGCAGATGGAGCTGATGCGCCGTTACCCTACCTACCGCATCGACGTCTACCCCACGCACCGCGACGTGTGGTTTCCGGACTACTGGATCAAGGGCGCGCTGGCAAATGCGCGCAATCCCGAGTGCAAGACCAGCCCCGACGGGGTGGGCGTCTACGGCTGCTGGAACGGCACGCCGTTCCCGATCCCGCGCAACGCCTACGAGGCTATGTGGAACCACGCGCTGCGCAGCAACAAGAACGCCGATTACGTCTCCACGGGCTACCTGGTCAATGCCAACGGCGCGATCACGCTGCTGGTCCAGACGCGAACCTACAACGAGTTCTGCTACAACAACCCGGATATCACCCCATACGAGGGAGCCGGCAAGTATTACCAGCGCGTGCACAACCTCAACCTGCTACCGGCGCGCGACGTCGGCGGGCAGACGATGCTGTGGTATCCGCTACAGTTCGACAAGGAAGACCAGCGTGCCTGGAGTTACACGCCGGGGCAGCGCCGCGTGCGCCTCGCGCCGGAGTTCGCCTACGACACGCCCTCGGCGCAGATGGGCGGCACGATGTTCTTCGACGAGATCAGCATCTTCCAGGGTCGCATGGACCGCTTCAAGTTCGAGCTCAAGGGCAAGCAGCTGATGTACCTTCCCTACCACAACTGGCGCATGCACCTCGTGCGCGGCGACCCTGCGCAGTTGCTGGATCCGCACCACTACAAGCCGGAGATGGTGCGCCATGAGCTGCGCCGCGTGTGGGTGGTGGAGGCGACGCCCTACCCCGGCGTGCGGCACATGGCCTCGAAGAAGCGCTTCTATCTCGATGAGGACACCTGGGCGGCCATCGCCTACGAGGGCTGGGACCACTCGAACAAGCTCTTCCGCGTGATGTTCAGCAATGGCGCCATCAACTACCACAACGGCGGCTTCTTGAGCTTCGCTTCGTCGATGCAGTCCTATGACATCAGCCGCGGGCAGTACACCGCGCTGCAGACGCAGCTCTACCCCGGCTCCTACATCCGGATGGACGTGCCGTGGTGGTCCGAAACCGAGCTGGCGCCGGCAAGCATGACCCATCGCGGCCTGCGTTGA
- a CDS encoding DUF1302 family protein, protein MDTDKHFSRAPARALRRTALALGIAAAGIGSGAWALDIATGNPDLAVKWDNTVRLSAGWRVEEIDDALGDNFQYDESDYKFEQGDMIAQRLDLYSELDIIWRRDYGARVAVAGWYDYAYHDSDIEQNPALANLPGSYIGKEYSDLTEDFYYGPYGEVLDAFLFANHTVGEVPLSLKAGQFTTYWGMSLFYSGGIAQSQHPIDGRKGAANPGSEVKELFLPLTQINLQAQFTPTIAAEVQYYFDWANTRSPEGGTFLAPADLTLQGPQQLGGDPLVGANLQRRAPLEPEHQEGNWGVNFKFNPDFLRGQTLGLYYREFDEKIPWVFLALPTMDNPKPFGYRAVYAENTKVAGVSFDGQIGQWAVGGEVGYHMDTGLKSTGFAFAEDGARGDTWHALVNGIYLLDRGALWDTGNLVFELSYDRLDHVTENEDLFVRVDHGDTCTIGRGGPPGSWKDNCATKDAWGLSIRLSPQWLQVLPSLDVQMPISYQTGLDGNSAISAYGVNEKATTLSIGVQLDYKVIHRLTLQYDDFFSTRHTVNDVAVSGNGGSYATTDRGRVSITYKVAF, encoded by the coding sequence GTGGATACTGACAAGCACTTCAGTCGCGCGCCCGCCAGGGCGCTTCGCCGCACTGCACTGGCGCTGGGCATCGCCGCCGCGGGTATCGGCAGCGGCGCCTGGGCGCTGGACATCGCCACCGGGAACCCGGACCTGGCGGTGAAGTGGGACAATACGGTGCGCCTCAGCGCGGGATGGCGCGTCGAGGAAATCGACGATGCCTTGGGCGACAACTTCCAGTACGACGAGAGCGACTACAAGTTCGAGCAGGGCGACATGATCGCGCAGCGCCTGGACCTGTATTCGGAGCTCGATATCATCTGGCGCCGCGACTACGGCGCGCGGGTGGCCGTCGCCGGCTGGTACGACTACGCCTACCACGACAGCGACATCGAACAGAACCCCGCGCTGGCGAACCTGCCGGGCAGCTACATCGGCAAGGAGTATTCGGACCTGACCGAGGACTTCTATTACGGACCCTACGGCGAGGTGCTCGACGCCTTCCTGTTCGCGAACCACACCGTTGGCGAGGTTCCGCTATCGTTGAAGGCAGGACAGTTCACCACGTACTGGGGCATGTCGCTGTTCTACTCCGGCGGCATCGCGCAGAGCCAGCACCCGATCGACGGGCGCAAGGGCGCCGCGAACCCGGGAAGCGAGGTCAAGGAACTGTTCCTGCCGCTGACGCAGATCAACCTCCAGGCGCAGTTCACGCCGACGATAGCGGCCGAGGTGCAGTACTACTTCGACTGGGCCAATACGCGTTCGCCCGAGGGCGGCACCTTCCTCGCGCCGGCCGACCTCACGCTCCAGGGGCCGCAGCAACTCGGCGGAGACCCGCTCGTGGGGGCCAACCTGCAGCGCCGCGCGCCGCTGGAACCGGAGCACCAGGAGGGCAACTGGGGCGTGAACTTCAAGTTCAACCCCGATTTCCTGCGCGGGCAGACGCTGGGCCTGTACTACCGGGAATTCGACGAAAAAATCCCCTGGGTGTTCCTCGCCCTGCCGACGATGGACAACCCCAAGCCGTTCGGTTACCGGGCGGTGTACGCCGAGAACACCAAGGTCGCTGGCGTCAGCTTCGATGGTCAGATCGGCCAGTGGGCGGTCGGCGGAGAAGTGGGCTACCACATGGACACGGGCCTCAAGTCCACGGGCTTCGCGTTCGCCGAGGACGGTGCGCGCGGCGACACCTGGCACGCATTGGTTAACGGAATCTATCTGCTCGACCGCGGCGCACTGTGGGACACCGGCAACCTCGTGTTCGAACTGAGCTACGACCGCCTCGACCACGTTACCGAGAACGAGGACCTGTTTGTGCGCGTCGATCACGGCGACACCTGCACCATAGGGCGCGGTGGCCCGCCCGGCAGCTGGAAGGACAACTGCGCGACCAAGGACGCGTGGGGCCTGAGCATCCGCTTATCCCCGCAATGGCTGCAGGTGCTGCCGAGTCTCGACGTCCAGATGCCGATCAGTTACCAGACGGGACTGGACGGCAACTCCGCGATCTCTGCCTACGGCGTCAACGAGAAGGCGACCACGCTGTCGATCGGCGTGCAGCTCGATTACAAGGTGATTCATCGCCTGACGCTGCAGTACGACGACTTCTTCAGCACGCGGCACACGGTGAACGACGTGGCCGTCAGCGGCAACGGCGGCAGCTACGCCACCACCGACCGCGGCCGCGTCAGCATCACCTACAAGGTAGCTTTCTGA